One genomic segment of Gopherus flavomarginatus isolate rGopFla2 chromosome 11, rGopFla2.mat.asm, whole genome shotgun sequence includes these proteins:
- the LOC127031142 gene encoding olfactory receptor 1009-like, which produces MEKAEGRNETLVVEFILLGFGNAPELQPLLFLLFLLIYIVTMVGNILIIMLVVVDQHLHTPMYFFLGNLACLEICYTSTILPRMLASLLTGDGSISVKCCLVQTYFFAIIATIENLLLAAMSYDRYLAICNPLRYAALMNGRVCFQLVAGSWVYSFLVIGTLNYFLFPLTFCGSKYIDHFFCDFSPMIKLSCGDTQTLQLATFTVSTIGTLVPLLLTLTSYIHIIIAILRIPSNTGRKKAFSTCSSHLIVVTILYMSVITVYVFPTSNTPKVLNKIFSVFYTVLTPMINPVIYSLRNKEVKQSLRKTILNRVAFRNRHKSLKENF; this is translated from the coding sequence ATGGAGAAAGCGGAAGGAAGAAATGAAACCCTGGTCGTGGAATTCATCCTCTTAGGATTTGGGAATGCCCCTGAACTTCAGCCCCTTCTCTTCCTACTGTTTCTACTGATCTACATTGTGACCATGGTCGGGAACATCCTCATCATTATGCTCGTTGTGgttgatcagcaccttcacacccccatgtacttcttcctggggaacttggcCTGCTTGGAGATCTGCTACACatccaccatcctgcccaggatgctggccagtctcctgactggggatGGAAGCATTTCTGTTAAGTGCTGCCTAGTGCAAACATATTTCTTTGCCATCATAGCAACAATAGAAAATCTGCTGCTTGCAGCAATGTCTTATGATCGATATTTAGCAATATGCAATCCACTCCGTTATGCTGCTCTGATGAATGGTAGAGTTTGTTTCCAGCTAGTGGCGGGATCCTGGGTATATAGTTTTCTGGTCATTGGCACACTGAATTATTTCTTGTTTCCATTAACATTTTGTGGTTCCAAATAcattgaccatttcttttgtgatttttcaCCCATGATAAAACTGTCTTGTGGTGACACCCAGACTCTGCAACTGGCCACATTTACTGTCTCTACCATTGGGACACTTGTGCCTTTGCTACTGACTCTGACATCCTACATTCATATCATCATCGCCATTCTGAGAATCCCTTCCAACACAGGGAggaaaaaggccttttccacctgttcCTCTCACCTCATTGTAGTGACCATTTTATACATGAGCGTGATTACTGTCTATGTGTTTCCAACAAGCAACACTCCCAAAGTTCTAAACAAAATATTCTCTGTCTTCTACACAGTTCTGACTCCCATGATCAACCCTgttatctacagcctgagaaacaaagaggtcaaaCAGTCCCTGAGAAAAACTATTCTGAATCGAGTTGCTTTCAGAAACAGGCATAAAAGTTTAAAGGAAAATTTTTAG
- the LOC127031793 gene encoding olfactory receptor 1020-like — protein MEERKWGNQTLIREFILLGLGNIPEVQVLLFLLFLAIYIVTMAGNILIIALVMANRRLHTPMYFFLWNLSCLETCYSSTILPRMLTSLLTGNRTISVSGCITQLHFFGFLAATECYLLAAMSYDRYLAIRKPLQYAICMNGRNCLWLASGSWISGFLGSTIMTFLVSKLTFCGPNEIDHFFCDFTPMIKLSCSDISLTNLVTLILSAMETLIPFLLTMASYVCIMVTILRIPSMSGRQKAFSTCSSHLAMVTIFYGTIIIVYVMPKNSTLRELNKVFSVFYTVLTPLANPLIYSLRNREVKEALRKVCSKYLAFTCFNALE, from the coding sequence ATGGAGGAAAGAAAGTGGGGAAATCAGACATTGATCAgagaattcatcctcctgggacTGGGGAATATCCCTGAAGTGCAAGTTCTTCTCTTCTTGCTGTTCCTAGCAATCTACATTGTGACCATGGCTGGGAACATTCTCATCATTGCCCTAGTTATGGCTAATCGACGCCTTCAtactcccatgtacttcttcctgtgGAACTTGTCCTGCCTGGAGACCTGCTACAGTTCCACCATCCTTCCCAGGATGCTgaccagtctcctgactgggaaCAGAACCATTTCTGTCAGCGGCTGCATCACGCAACTTCATTTTTTTGGTTTCCTGGCAGCTACAGAATGTTACCTGCTAGCAgcgatgtcttatgatcggtatcTAGCAATACGCAAACCACTGCAATATGCCATCTGCATGAATGGTAGGAACTGCCTCTGGCTTGCATCTGGGTCTTGGATCAGTGGATTTCTGGGCAGTACAATAATGACATTTTTGGTGTCAAAATTAACTTTCTGTGGCccaaatgaaattgaccatttcttttgcGATTTCACCCCAATGATTAAACTCTCCTGCAGTGATATCAGCCTGACCAACCTGGTGACCCTGATTCTTTCTGCCATGGAAACCCTGATCCCATTTCTGTTAACCATGGCATCCTATGTTTGCATCATGGTCACCATTCTAAGGATTCCTTCCATGAGCGggaggcaaaaggccttttccacctgctcctctcacctcgcCATGGTCACAATTTTTTATGGCACTATTATTATAGTCTATGTGATGCCAAAAAACAGTACACTGAGAGAGCTTAACAAAGTGTTTTCTGTATTCTACACTGTCCTGACTCCCCTGGCCAACCCCCTCatttacagcctgagaaacagagaggtcaaggaggCCCTGAGAAAAGTTTGCTCTAAGTACCTTGCATTCACATGTTTTAATGCTTTGGAATAA